One window of the Corvus moneduloides isolate bCorMon1 chromosome 10, bCorMon1.pri, whole genome shotgun sequence genome contains the following:
- the MECOM gene encoding histone-lysine N-methyltransferase MECOM isoform X5 codes for MKSEDYSHETMAPDIHEERQYRCEDCDQLFESKAELVDHQKFPCSTPHSAFSMVEEDFQKKLENENDLQDVHEIQECKECDQVFPDLQSLEKHMLSHSEEREYKCDQCPKAFNWKSNLIRHQMSHDSGKHYECENCAKQVFTDPSNLQRHIRSQHVGARAHACPECGKTFATSSGLKQHKHIHSSVKPFICEVCHKSYTQFSNLCRHKRMHADCRTQIKCKDCGQMFSTTSSLNKHRRFCEGKNHFAAGGFFGQGISLPGTPAMDKTSMVNMNHANPGLADYFGANRHPAGLTFPTAPGFSFSFPGLFPSGLYHRPPLLPTSSPVKGLPSTDQTNKSQSPLMTNPQILPATQDILKALNKQPSVGENKPVELQPEGSSEERPHEKLSDQSESSDLDLDDVSTPSGSDLETTSGSDLESDIESEKEKFKENGKMFKDKVSSLQSLASINNKKDHSNHSIFSPSLEEQTAVSGAVNDSIKAIASIAEKYFGSTGLVGLQDKKVGALPYPSMFPLPFFPAFSQSMYPFPDRDLRPLPLKVEPQSPSEIKKIPKGSSESPFDLTIKRKEEKPLTPIPSKPAAPSASSQDQPLDLSMGSRSRASSTKQAEPRKNHVFGDKKGGDLEQRKSSESSLQHARPTPFFMDPIYRVEKRKLTDPLEALKEKYLRPSPGFLFHPQFQLPDQRIWVSAIENMAEKLESFSALKPEASELIQSVPSMFNFRAPPSALPETLLRKGKERYTCRYCGKIFPRSANLTRHLRTHTGEQPYRCKYCDRSFSISSNLQRHVRNIHNKEKPFKCHLCDRCFGQQTNLDRHLKKHENGNMSGTATSSPHSELESTGAILDDKEDSYFTEIRNFIGNSNHNNQSPRNSEERMNGSHFKDEKAMVASQNSDLLDDEEAEDEVMMDEEDEESEMAGKAVKEPVTSDMHEGTPEEDYEETSTLDMNCKASPGRYKEEEYNKTGLSALDHIRHFTDSLKMRKMEENQYSEAELAAFNASQLPEDLKQPLYRKSKSQAYAMMLSLSDKDSLHSASHSSPNMWHSMARAAAESSAIQSISHV; via the exons ATGAAGAGTGAAGATTATTCACATGAGACAATGGCTCCGGACATCCACG AGGAGCGCCAGTACCGCTGTGAGGACTGTGACCAGCTCTTTGAGTCCAAGGCTGAGCTGGTCGACCACCAGAAGTTCCCCTGCAGCACACCTCACTCTGCCTTCTCCATGGTGGAGGAGGACTTCCAGAAGAAGCTCGAGAATGAGAATGACCTTCAGGACGTGCATGAAATCCAGGAGTGTAAAGAGTGTGACCAAGTCTTCCCAGACTTACAAAG cctggagaagcaCATGCTGTCGCACAGTGAGGAGAGGGAGTACAAGTGTGACCAGTGCCCCAAAGCTTTTAACTGGAAGTCCAACTTGATACGTCACCAAATGTCGCACGACAGCGGGAAGCACTACGAGTGTGAGAACTGTGCCAAG CAGGTTTTCACGGACCCCAGCAACCTTCAGAGGCACATTCGTTCCCAGCATGTGGGGGCTCGTGCTCACGCTTGTCCAGAGTGTGGCAAAACCTTTGCCACTTCTTCAGGCCTCAAACAGCATAAACACATCCACAGCAGTGTCAAACCTTTTATAT GTGAGGTCTGCCATAAATCCTATACTCAGTTTTCAAACCTTTGTCGTCATAAGCGCATGCATGCTGATTGCAGAACCCAAATCAAGTGCAAAGACTGTGGACAAATGTTCAGCACTACGTCTTCCTTAAATAAACACAGGAGATTTTGTGAGGGCAAGAACCATTTTGCAGCAGGAGGATTTTTTGGCCAAGGCATTTCTCTTCCTGGAACCCCAGCTATGGATAAAACGTCCATGGTTAATATGAATCATGCAAATCCGGGCCTTGCTGACTATTTTGGAGCCAATAGGCATCCTGCTGGTCTTACCTTTCCAACAGCTCCTGGATTTTCTTTTAGCTTCCCCGGTCTGTTTCCTTCAGGCTTGTACCACAGGCCACCTTTGCTACCTACTAGTTCTCCTGTTAAAGGACTTCCGAGCACAGATCAGACAAACAAAAGCCAAAGTCCCCTCATGACAAATCCTCAGATACTGCCAGCCACCCAGGATATTTTGAAGGCACTAAATAAACAACCATCAGTAGGGGAGAATAAGCCAGTGGAGCTTCAACCAGAAGGGTCCTCTGAAGAGAGGCCGCATGAGAAACTCAGTGACCAGTCAGAGAGTAGTGACCTTGACCTTGACGATGTCAGTACCCCCAGTGGCAGTGACCTGGAAACCACCTCGGGCTCTGATCTGGAAAGTGACATTGAaagtgagaaagagaaatttaaagaaaatggtaaaatgttcaaagacaaagtaagctctctgcagagcctggcgTCAATAAATAATAAGAAAGACCACAGCAATCATTCCATTTTCTCACCATCCTTAGAGGAGCAGACTGCGGTGTCAGGAGCGGTGAATGATTCTATAAAGGCTATTGCTTCTATTGCTGAAAAGTACTTTGGTTCAACAGGACTTGTGGGGCTGCAAGACAAAAAAGTCGGAGCCTTACCTTACCCTTCCATGTTTCCCCTCCCGTTTTTTCCAGCATTCTCTCAATCAATGTATCCATTTCCTGATAGAGACTTGAGACCGTTACCCTTGAAAGTGGAGCCCCAATCACCCAGTGAAATAAAGAAGATTCCAAAGGGAAGCTCTGAGTCTCCCTTTGACCTCACCATAAAACGTAAGGAGGAGAAGCCTCTTACTCCCATCCCCTCAAAGCCAGCAGCCCCCTCTGCATCCAGCCAGGACCAGCCGCTGGATCTCAGCATGGGCAGCCGAAGCCgagccagcagcacaaaacaaGCCGAGCCTCGGAAAAACCACGTCTTTGGAGACAAGAAAGGAGGAGACCTCGAGCAAAGGAAATCTTCGGAGTCCTCTTTGCAGCACGCCAGGCCCACCCCGTTCTTTATGGATCCCATTTACAG agtagaaaaaagaaagctaacTGACCCACTGGAagctttaaaagagaaatacttGAGACCTTCCCCAGGATTCTTGTTTCATCCACAA TTCCAATTGCCTGATCAAAGAATTTGG gtgtCAGCTATAGAGAACATGGCTGAAAAGCTGGAGAGCTTCAGCGCCCTGAAGCCGGAGGCCAGCGAGCTGATCCAGTCGGTGCCGTCCATGTTCAACTTCCGCGCGCCGCCCAGCGCCCTCCCCGAGACCTTGCTGCGCAAGGGCAAGGAGCGCTACACCTGCAG ATACTGTGGCAAGATTTTCCCAAGATCTGCAAACCTGACCCGTCACCTGAGGACGCacactggagagcagccctATAG atgcAAATACTGTGACAGATCCTTTAGCATATCCTCTAACCTGCAGAGACATGTGCGTAACATCCACAATAAAGAGAAGCCATTCAAGTGTCACTTGTGTGACAGGTGTTTTGGTCAACAAACCAATCTTGACAGACATCTAAAAAAGCACGAGAACGGGAACATGTCTG GTACTGCAACGTCTTCACCTCACTCAGAACTGGAAAGCACAGGGGCAATCCTAGATGACAAGGAAGACTCTTACTTCACAGAAATTAGGAATTTTATTGGAAACAGCAACCACAACAATCAATCCCCCCGAAACTCAGAGGAGAG AATGAATGGCAGCCACTTTAAGGATGAAAAAGCCATGGTAGCCAGCCAGAACTCGGATCTGTTGGATGATGAGGAGGCAGAAGATGAAGTAATGATGGATGAAGAAGACGAAGAGAGTGAAATGGCAGGGAAAGCAGTGAAAGAGCCCGTGACAAGTGACATGCATGAGGGCACTCCCGAGGAGGATTATGAGGAAACGAGTACTTTGGACATGAACTGCAAAGCTTCCCCTGGCAG GTATAAAGAAGAGGAGTATAATAAGACTGGACTTTCGGCTTTGGACCACATAAGGCACTTCACAGATAGCctcaaaatgaggaaaatggaagaaaatcaaTACAGTGAAGCTGAATTGGCAGCTTTCAATGCTTCCCAGCTGCCAGAGGACCTCAAGCAACCATTGTACAGGAAATCCAAATCCCAG GCCTATGCCATGATGCTGTCTCTCTCCGACAAGGACTCCCTTCATTCTGCATCCCACAGTTCTCCCAACATGTGGCACAGTATGGCGAGAGCCGCCGCGGAATCCAGCGCCATCCAGTCCATCAGTCACGTATGA